One part of the Plasmodium cynomolgi strain B DNA, chromosome 3, whole genome shotgun sequence genome encodes these proteins:
- a CDS encoding hypothetical protein (putative) — protein MLRGWGLMRRMGTTGGGYSRGAKGNSLFNDESLKKAFERISVGSPSPSSSSLPSPPSSVAPPRAKINSILNFLLSSNMLYAKWSKLEIIDELYKRRVDNKLLFHLNALYGLGSKGLHLRRKGIISPVLFQPLLDYSQFVYIVQVMKIADRERQAGTQEQADFVRSFFRG, from the exons atgtTGAGAGGATGGGGACTTATGAGACGAATGGGCACCACGGGGGGGGGCTATTCCCGAGGAGCTAAGGGGAACTCCCTCTTTAATGATGAATCTCTGAAAAAGGCATTCGAAAGGATATCCGTCGGATCGCCATCACCGTCGTCATCATCGCTACCATCGCCGCCATCATCAGTGGCCCCCCCGagggcaaaaataaatagcatTCTGAACTTTTTACTTAGCTCCAACATGTTGTATGCCAAGTGGTCCAAGTTAGAAATAATTGACGAACTATACAAACGGAGAGTTGACAATAAgcttttatttcatttgaaTGCTTTGTATGGGTTGGGTTCCAAGGGGTTACACTTAAGGAGGAAGGGGATCATATCGCCGGTTCTGTTTCAACCCCTGCTGGATTACAGCCAGTTTGTTTACATCGTACAG GTGATGAAAATTGCAGACAGGGAGAGACAAGCTGGAACGCAGGAGCAAGCCGATTTCGTTCGGAGCTTCTTCAGAGGGTAG
- a CDS encoding hypothetical protein (putative), protein MKHNAIYVYQGRMQKDMHVQNKFTRVEGRQFGNEEFEEIAKTDADAPEVNDDADDIGKPQVELGENGSSNQVEEEPSECFSNDLYDEEHVMVGQGEVENDVRVGGDSRVDGDAPADGNVRVEAPCTVDSQKCSVKKKEKKKSGRNNFAEETKKTIQKEKKKIEKGNKKKRKHMEKGKNDELREFVVKLADMDEEEEEEEMGDEMGDEMGDEMGDEMGDDMGDEMGDEMEDDEEGEEEAEEASREKVLDDVSDDASDEASGEEANEPEEGETDEEGKDKEEESPKGVSIERAKEGDEGDDADGGEVDGEADGGDADGDADEEGEEDGEEDGEEVEGNEKDDEEGEKEEEGQRSKEKFDEEDATPRKGSDDEERGSAARENATDEEEDLAENETNKSSLNKNQKSDNESVTSECSDIKKNDRLFASMNDYNSPNKLFSEHVGKLNIFGNVNIDIEKLRQRLNKNKTVMEEKKEVKISETESPFENEQVLYSESSIKISKFIKKNEKYDWSGYLPVKIQIMKNVENKKFRILCFQKGTGRLFLNTDIFEGFKIIPSKSTSALFSGRDICDEKKLNQYIVTFMSNTSRDEFVKQIKSITSG, encoded by the exons ATTGCCAAAACAGATGCTGATGCGCCCGAAGTTAATGACGACGCGGATGATATAG GTAAACCCCAAGTGGAGTTAGGCGAAAATGGAAGTTCCAATCAAGTAGAGGAAGAACCAAGTGAGTGCTTCTCAAATGATCTGTACGATGAGGAACATGTAATGGTGGGACAGGGAGAGGTGGAGAACGACGTTAGAGTGGGAGGTGACTCTCGAGTGGATGGTGACGCTCCAGCGGATGGGAACGTTCGTGTGGAAGCTCCCTGCACAGTGGATTCCCAAAAGTGCagcgtcaaaaaaaaagagaaaaaaaaaagtggcagaAATAACTTCGCTGAGGAGACCAAAAAAACGAttcaaaaggagaagaagaaaatagaaaaggggaataaaaaaaagaggaaacatatggagaaggggaaaaatgacgAACTGAGGGAGTTTGTCGTGAAACTGGCAGATAtggacgaggaggaggaggaagaagagatGGGAGATGAGATGGGAGACGAGATGGGAGACGAGATGGGAGACGAGATGGGAGATGATATGGGAGATGAGATGGGAGACGAGATGGAAGATGatgaggagggggaagaagaagctgaagAAGCGTCGAGAGAAAAAGTGCTAGACGATGTGTCAGACGATGCGTCAGACGAAGCTTCCGGTGAGGAGGCGAATGAACCAGAAGAAGGGGAGACGGACGAAGAGGGAAAAGATAAGGAGGAGGAATCTCCGAAAGGGGTAAGCATTGAAAGGGCCAAAGAGGGAGACGAGGGGGATGACGCAGATGGTGGTGAAGTGGATGGTGAAGCGGATGGTGGTGACGCAGATGGTGACGcagatgaagaaggagaagaagacggagaagaagacggagaagaagtggaagggAACGAAAAGGACgacgaagaaggagaaaaggaagaggagggcCAAAGGAGCAAGGAGAAGTTTGATGAGGAGGATGCAACTCCGCGGAAGGGCAGTGACGATGAAGAGAGAGGGAGTGCGGCTAGAGAAAATGCCacagatgaggaggaggacctAGCGGAGAACGAGACGAATAAGAGTAGCTTGAACAAAAATCAGAAAAG CGACAACGAAAGTGTGACCAGTGAATGCAGCGATATTAAGAAGAACGACCGTTTGTTTGCATCCATG AATGACTACAACTCACCCAACAAGCTCTTCAGCGAGCACGTGGGGAAGCTGAACATTTTTGGAAATGTAAATATCGACATTGAGAAATTGAGGCAGCGActgaacaaaaacaaaaccgtcatggaggagaagaaggaagtgAAGATCTCGGAGACAGAGAGTCCTTTCG AGAATGAGCAAGTGCTGTACTCCGAAAGCAGCATTAAGATAAGcaagtttataaaaaaaaatgaaaaatatgattggTCAGGATATTTGCCAGTGAAAATTCAGATCATGAAGAATgtagagaataaaaaatttcgaattcTTTGTTTTCAAAAAGGGACAGGGAGACTCTTTTTAAATACAGATATTTTTGAgggtttcaaaataattcccTCCAAGAGTACCTCTGCTTTGTTTAGTGGGCGAGACATAT gTGATGAGAAGAAACTGAACCAGTACATTGTGACCTTCATGAGCAACACCTCAAGGGATGAATTCGTCAAGCAGATAAAAAGCATCACGAGTGGGTGA